From one Lolium rigidum isolate FL_2022 chromosome 4, APGP_CSIRO_Lrig_0.1, whole genome shotgun sequence genomic stretch:
- the LOC124648434 gene encoding protein LURP-one-related 15-like: MLPAPAIPLPDSEAPPAPLPVAGHQFCAPYVVPLTVTKKALSISDGDFVITDANGAVVLTVKGSIFSIHNRRVLLDAAGLPLLCMQEKVFSMHHRWEVFRGDSTNTGDLLFSVKKSSMIQFKTEMDVFLAGNTAQQVCDFKIKGSYLDRSCAFYLGNSAAMVAQMNRKMTVSSVLLDKDTFAVTVFPHVDYVFIAALVVILDDVHRDKND; encoded by the exons ATGCTACCAGCCCCAGCGATTCCGCTGCCGGACAGCGAGGCCCCACCAGCGCCGCTGCCGGTGGCGGGGCATCAGTTCTGCGCGCCGTACGTGGTGCCGCTCACGGTCACCAAGAAGGCCCTCAGCATCTCCGACGGCGACTTCGTCATCACCGACGCCAACGGCGCCGTCGTGCTCACGGTCAAGGGATCCATTTTCAGCATCCAtaaccgccgcgtcctcctcgatGCCGCTGGCCTGCCCCTCCTCTGCATGCAAGAGAAG GTATTCAGTATGCACCACCGGTGGGAAGTGTTCAGAGGGGACAGCACAAACACAGGCGATCTGCTCTTTAGTGTGAAGAAATCTTCGATGATCCAATTCAAGACAGAGATGGATGTCTTCTTGGCTGGAAACACCGCACAACAGGTctgtgatttcaagatcaagggcAGCTACCTTGATAGGTCCTGCGCCTTCTATCTTGGCAACTCTGCTGCAATGGTAGCTCAA ATGAACCGTAAGATGACTGTTTCTAGTGTGCTGCTCGACAAGGACACATTTGCTGTTACTGTGTTCCCGCATGTCGACTACGTGTTTATCGCGGCTCTTGTTGTGATCCTAGACGACGTTCACAGGGACAAAAACGATTga